One Pedococcus aerophilus DNA window includes the following coding sequences:
- a CDS encoding threonine synthase, translated as MFSHLSHLECSRTGERHDADVVQGTSPVGAPLLARYDLERVAATVDKAVLATREASLWKYHEVLPVRDPRFVTTLGEGWTPIVGLPAYGRAVGLPRLAMKDEGLIPTGTFKARGAAVGVSRAAELGVRGVGMPTNGNAGSAWATYAARAGLPSLIVMPEGAPEITRTECAAAGAELYLVDGLIGDAGAIVHEAIGRRPGWQEVSTLKEPYRLEGKKTMGYELAEQLGWRLPDVILYPTGGGVGLIGIHKALLEMREMGWITGPLPRWVAVQATGCAPIVRAYGAGARESEPFPDAQTVAFGITVPKALGDFLVLDAIRETDGCAVEVSDEDLLAEQRRLAASDGAFICPEGAACLAAARDLRESGWIREDEHVLVINTGTGIKYPDTITVDAPLLPVGGRLP; from the coding sequence GTGTTCTCCCACCTCAGCCACCTCGAGTGCTCCCGTACCGGCGAGCGCCACGATGCCGACGTCGTCCAGGGCACCAGCCCCGTCGGCGCGCCCCTGCTCGCCCGCTACGACCTCGAGCGCGTCGCAGCCACCGTCGACAAGGCGGTCCTCGCCACCCGCGAGGCCTCGCTCTGGAAGTACCACGAGGTGCTTCCCGTCCGTGACCCCCGCTTCGTCACCACGCTGGGCGAGGGCTGGACCCCCATCGTCGGCCTCCCCGCATACGGAAGGGCGGTGGGGCTGCCCCGACTGGCGATGAAGGACGAGGGACTCATCCCGACCGGGACGTTCAAGGCCCGCGGGGCCGCGGTCGGGGTGTCCCGCGCCGCCGAGCTCGGGGTGCGCGGCGTGGGCATGCCCACCAACGGCAACGCCGGGTCCGCCTGGGCGACGTATGCCGCGCGCGCCGGCCTCCCGTCCCTCATCGTCATGCCCGAGGGCGCACCCGAGATCACCCGCACGGAGTGCGCTGCGGCCGGGGCCGAGCTCTACCTCGTCGACGGGCTCATCGGAGACGCCGGCGCCATCGTGCACGAGGCCATCGGTCGCCGGCCCGGTTGGCAGGAGGTGTCCACCCTCAAGGAGCCGTACCGCCTCGAGGGCAAGAAGACCATGGGTTACGAGCTCGCCGAGCAGCTCGGCTGGCGACTCCCCGACGTGATCCTCTACCCCACCGGCGGAGGCGTCGGCCTGATCGGCATCCACAAGGCACTGCTCGAGATGCGCGAGATGGGTTGGATCACCGGTCCCCTGCCGCGCTGGGTGGCCGTCCAGGCCACCGGGTGCGCACCGATCGTGCGGGCGTATGGCGCGGGCGCCAGGGAGAGCGAACCGTTCCCCGACGCGCAGACCGTGGCCTTCGGCATCACGGTGCCCAAGGCGCTAGGCGACTTCCTCGTCCTCGACGCGATCCGGGAGACCGACGGCTGCGCGGTGGAGGTGAGCGACGAGGACCTGCTCGCCGAGCAGCGCCGACTGGCGGCGTCCGACGGGGCGTTCATCTGCCCCGAGGGGGCAGCGTGCCTCGCCGCGGCGCGCGACCTGCGGGAGTCGGGGTGGATCCGCGAGGACGAGCACGTGCTCGTCATCAACACCGGCACCGGGATCAAGTACCCCGACACCATCACCGTCGACGCGCCGTTGCTCCCGGTGGGTGGTCGGCTGCCCTGA
- a CDS encoding heme NO-binding domain-containing protein: MKGIIFNLVEDAVVSGHGEDTWDDLVDAAGVEGSYTALGNYPDEDLTKLVGAGAAALDTPPEDLTRGLGREALLGLARRYPHFFTPHTDARSFVLTLNDVIHAEVRKLHADSNPPEFWFGDADAKQLQIHYRSQRRLCSLAEGMLVGAGEYYGEKVTVRHEGCMHEGRDHCTFAVDFQPAA; this comes from the coding sequence GTGAAGGGCATCATTTTCAACCTCGTCGAGGACGCTGTCGTCAGCGGTCACGGCGAGGACACCTGGGACGACCTCGTCGATGCCGCCGGCGTCGAGGGCTCGTACACGGCCCTGGGCAACTACCCCGACGAGGACCTCACCAAGCTCGTCGGCGCCGGCGCAGCCGCCCTCGACACCCCGCCCGAGGACCTCACCCGCGGACTCGGCCGAGAAGCACTGCTCGGCCTGGCCCGGCGCTACCCGCACTTCTTCACGCCGCACACCGACGCACGCAGCTTCGTCCTCACCCTCAACGACGTGATCCACGCCGAGGTGCGCAAGCTCCACGCCGACTCCAACCCGCCCGAGTTCTGGTTCGGCGATGCCGACGCCAAACAGCTGCAGATCCACTACCGGTCGCAGCGCCGGCTGTGCTCCCTCGCCGAGGGCATGCTGGTCGGCGCCGGCGAGTACTACGGCGAGAAGGTCACGGTGCGCCACGAGGGCTGCATGCACGAGGGGCGCGACCACTGCACCTTCGCCGTCGACTTCCAGCCTGCCGCGTAG
- a CDS encoding HAMP domain-containing sensor histidine kinase: MGKGDHQDVTGAPTNSGSSPESEMHREVQRLRRRLERERAARVEAENIGERATSDLYASLRELRELHDQQDEAIRRLRDLDHAKDAFLSTVSHELRTPLTSIIAYLEMIEDGDIVAGPGMTEAVDVMSRNAHRLRQLVEELLTFSELEHQQETMVVCPVDLVEVAGQVQRSLMPLAIRRRMSVSVEAPDGVPPWVDGDAALLERVVLNLVNNAVKFTPDGGSVCVRVTHDRTHVVLEVIDTGIGIPADEQDRVFARFFRSSRSVAEEIQGTGLGLALVATAVERHHGTVWLASTEGEGTTVTVRLPVGTLRSSDPQGTRGTRGRVDATASRRGTAAGSAAS, encoded by the coding sequence GTGGGCAAGGGAGACCACCAGGACGTCACCGGAGCACCGACGAACAGCGGGTCGTCACCCGAGTCCGAGATGCACCGCGAGGTGCAGCGGCTGCGCAGACGCCTGGAGCGTGAGCGCGCAGCCCGTGTCGAGGCCGAGAACATCGGCGAGCGGGCCACGTCCGACCTCTACGCCTCGCTCCGGGAGCTGCGTGAGCTCCACGACCAGCAGGACGAGGCGATCCGTCGCCTGCGCGACCTCGACCACGCCAAGGACGCCTTCCTGTCCACGGTGTCGCACGAGCTCCGCACACCGCTGACGAGCATCATCGCCTACCTGGAGATGATCGAGGACGGCGACATCGTGGCGGGGCCGGGCATGACCGAGGCCGTCGACGTCATGAGCCGCAACGCGCACCGCCTGCGCCAGCTCGTCGAGGAGCTCCTCACCTTCTCCGAGCTGGAGCACCAGCAGGAGACGATGGTCGTCTGCCCCGTGGACCTCGTCGAGGTCGCCGGCCAGGTGCAACGGTCCCTGATGCCCCTGGCGATCCGGCGCCGCATGTCGGTCTCGGTCGAGGCGCCGGACGGCGTGCCGCCGTGGGTCGACGGTGACGCCGCGCTGCTGGAGCGGGTGGTCCTCAACCTGGTGAACAACGCCGTCAAGTTCACGCCCGACGGCGGCTCGGTGTGCGTGCGCGTCACCCACGACAGGACGCACGTGGTCCTCGAGGTCATCGACACCGGCATCGGCATCCCGGCCGACGAGCAGGACAGGGTGTTCGCCCGCTTCTTCCGGTCCTCCCGCTCCGTGGCGGAGGAGATCCAGGGCACCGGTCTCGGGCTGGCCCTGGTCGCCACCGCGGTCGAGCGCCACCACGGGACCGTGTGGCTGGCCTCCACCGAGGGCGAGGGCACCACGGTGACGGTCCGGCTGCCGGTCGGCACCCTGCGGTCCTCCGACCCCCAAGGCACCCGGGGCACGCGAGGTCGGGTCGACGCCACCGCTTCCCGACGGGGCACCGCAGCAGGCTCCGCCGCGTCCTAG
- a CDS encoding sigma factor-like helix-turn-helix DNA-binding protein gives MQPAVDADFARYVRARQHRLLRAAHLVCGDERLAQDALESALATVAARWPRVREYPDTVVRQHVYREALAAAKQAGTESLAAELATELATEPASESVRGSVDGSVGGLAALTPRQRAVVVLRHFEERSESDAAEVLGESQATVAGEEQKALATLGMGAEAVGGFLDRASQRLVEVDLADRAWALALDRRARRRRRALSGIGSVAAAAVVVAVALGVERGGSSPSPGPTPSTSVTAPVNRLPDGTMYAAMPLEGDEDQLPDYDAGLPSAIDPEGRAVELSSLAGPPPDVVAVYLRRAGTHYRAVLVPKGRTQVVVDGLDLLPTRDAGRNDGVPLGPKAISADGRWVVFAQPRAVVRLDLRTGSFERYAVPAEDLAVAEWTDGQTVRARTADRSFTLDLGSSSPRAVAAAPAAERLDPRGLPVTDLVGETVSAGPWSASGAVLDQVVTSPVIVRGNGPIYQGLVAVSGAGEPGRVLLAPESPDGQTGRFVSCCTALAWADPSTLLFRSAGYDGSWVLAWNVRTGRVYDVTRLDEGRGVDYPQALALAVGERG, from the coding sequence ATGCAGCCCGCGGTCGACGCCGACTTCGCCCGGTACGTGCGGGCGCGCCAGCACCGGTTGCTGCGCGCCGCCCACCTCGTCTGCGGTGACGAGCGGCTGGCGCAGGATGCGCTCGAGAGTGCCCTCGCCACGGTGGCCGCACGGTGGCCGCGGGTGCGCGAGTACCCGGACACGGTGGTGCGCCAGCACGTCTACCGCGAGGCGCTCGCCGCGGCGAAGCAGGCCGGCACCGAGTCCCTGGCCGCCGAGCTGGCGACGGAGCTCGCGACCGAGCCCGCCTCGGAATCTGTCCGTGGGTCCGTCGATGGATCCGTCGGTGGACTGGCGGCGCTGACCCCACGCCAGCGGGCCGTCGTCGTGCTCCGGCACTTCGAGGAGCGCAGCGAGTCCGACGCCGCCGAGGTGCTGGGGGAGTCGCAGGCAACGGTCGCCGGGGAGGAGCAAAAGGCCCTGGCCACCCTGGGGATGGGCGCGGAGGCTGTCGGCGGCTTCCTCGACCGCGCCAGCCAGCGGCTCGTCGAGGTCGACCTCGCCGACCGCGCCTGGGCGTTGGCCCTGGACCGTCGCGCCCGCCGCCGCCGGCGGGCGCTGTCGGGAATAGGCAGCGTGGCAGCGGCCGCGGTGGTCGTCGCGGTGGCCCTGGGGGTGGAGCGCGGTGGGTCCTCCCCGTCGCCGGGCCCGACGCCCTCGACGTCGGTGACGGCGCCGGTGAACCGGCTCCCCGACGGCACGATGTACGCCGCGATGCCCTTGGAGGGGGACGAGGACCAGCTGCCCGACTACGACGCCGGACTCCCGTCGGCGATCGATCCGGAGGGGCGCGCGGTGGAGCTGTCGTCGCTCGCGGGCCCACCGCCGGACGTCGTCGCCGTCTACCTGCGTCGGGCCGGAACGCACTACCGCGCGGTGCTGGTGCCCAAGGGTCGCACCCAGGTCGTCGTGGACGGGCTGGACCTGCTGCCGACCCGCGACGCGGGAAGGAACGACGGAGTTCCGTTGGGGCCCAAGGCGATCAGCGCCGACGGACGCTGGGTGGTCTTCGCCCAGCCACGCGCCGTCGTGCGGCTCGACCTCAGGACCGGGTCGTTCGAGAGGTATGCAGTGCCGGCGGAGGACCTCGCCGTGGCCGAGTGGACCGACGGGCAGACCGTGCGAGCCCGAACCGCCGACAGGTCGTTCACCCTCGACCTCGGCAGCAGCTCTCCACGGGCGGTGGCGGCGGCGCCCGCAGCCGAGCGGCTCGACCCGCGCGGACTGCCGGTGACCGACCTCGTGGGGGAGACGGTGTCTGCCGGACCGTGGTCGGCGAGCGGTGCCGTGCTCGACCAGGTCGTCACCTCGCCGGTCATCGTCCGCGGCAACGGGCCCATCTACCAGGGGCTGGTCGCGGTGTCCGGCGCCGGCGAGCCCGGCCGGGTGCTGCTGGCCCCCGAGTCACCGGACGGGCAGACCGGCCGGTTCGTGTCGTGCTGCACCGCGCTGGCCTGGGCCGACCCGTCGACGCTGCTGTTCCGCTCTGCCGGCTACGACGGGTCGTGGGTGTTGGCGTGGAACGTCAGGACCGGTCGCGTCTACGACGTCACCCGCCTCGACGAGGGGCGTGGGGTGGACTACCCGCAGGCCCTCGCGCTCGCAGTGGGCGAGCGGGGCTAG
- a CDS encoding spermidine synthase, with translation MKIEELDWAETPWGEISLRRRFDRVTGRDVFEVRLGEDYLMSSQFVVGEQELSRIGLAASTAAASTVLVGGLGLGYTAAAALEDDRVRELTVVEALEAVISWHERDLFPDTHGLAADPRVRLVHDDFFDLVRSGRADRTYDAVLVDIDHAPDWLLRDDHGDLYTVEGFSRVGAMLTDDGVFALWSDEPPVPEVVRRMGEAFEQADAHVVPFPNPITGGESTNTVYRAIRPRR, from the coding sequence GTGAAGATCGAGGAGCTCGACTGGGCCGAGACCCCCTGGGGTGAGATCAGCCTCCGCCGACGGTTCGACCGCGTGACCGGGCGCGATGTGTTCGAGGTCCGGCTGGGCGAGGACTACCTGATGTCCAGCCAGTTCGTCGTGGGCGAGCAGGAGCTCTCGCGGATCGGCCTCGCCGCCTCGACGGCGGCGGCATCGACGGTCCTCGTGGGCGGGCTCGGCCTCGGTTACACCGCCGCGGCAGCCCTCGAGGACGACCGGGTCCGTGAGCTGACCGTGGTCGAGGCGCTCGAGGCCGTCATCTCCTGGCACGAGCGCGACCTCTTCCCGGACACCCACGGCCTGGCTGCAGACCCCCGGGTGCGGCTGGTGCACGACGACTTCTTCGACCTCGTGCGGTCCGGACGTGCCGACCGCACCTACGACGCGGTGCTGGTCGACATCGACCACGCCCCGGACTGGCTGCTGCGCGACGACCACGGCGACCTGTACACCGTCGAGGGCTTCTCGAGGGTCGGCGCGATGCTGACCGACGACGGTGTCTTCGCCCTGTGGTCGGACGAGCCACCCGTCCCCGAGGTGGTCCGGCGGATGGGCGAGGCGTTCGAGCAGGCCGACGCCCACGTCGTCCCGTTCCCCAACCCGATCACCGGCGGCGAGTCGACGAACACCGTCTACCGAGCGATCCGTCCGCGGCGCTGA
- a CDS encoding DUF6703 family protein — protein sequence MSSLRESIQRASQPAVERLNALPRVVPFLLILGLMLAGLFVPFGWVLLLVVVLFLLWTLYLAWPVMDPTQRLMRITIVLIAVAITLTQAFPRG from the coding sequence GTGTCTTCCCTGCGTGAGTCGATCCAGCGTGCCAGCCAACCCGCCGTCGAGAGGCTGAACGCGCTCCCCCGCGTCGTGCCGTTCCTGCTGATCCTCGGCCTGATGCTGGCCGGCCTCTTCGTGCCCTTCGGCTGGGTGCTGCTGCTGGTCGTGGTGCTGTTCCTGCTGTGGACGCTCTACCTCGCGTGGCCGGTGATGGACCCCACCCAGCGCCTGATGCGGATCACCATCGTGCTCATCGCCGTGGCCATCACCCTCACCCAGGCCTTCCCGCGCGGCTGA
- a CDS encoding glycine--tRNA ligase gives MAAPSTVDTVVSLCKRRGFVFPCGEIYGGTRSAWDYGPLGVELKENIKRQWWKSTVTSRDDVVGLDSSVILPRQTWEASGHVATFSDPLVECLSCHKRFRADHLQEAVAEKKKLDNPDDVALADIACANCGTRGQWTEPRQFSGLLKTFLGVVEDESGLHYLRPETAQGIFLNFLNVMQSARKKPPFGIAQTGKSFRNEITPGNFIFRTREFEQMEMEFFVKPGEDETWHQYWIDERTKWYTDLGINPDNLRHFEHAQEKLSHYSKRTVDIEYRFNFAGSEWGELEGIANRTDFDLKTHSEHSGTDLVYFDQASGEKYTPYVIEPAAGLSRSLMTFLVDAYTEDEAPNTKGGVDKRVVLKLDKRLAPVKAAVLPLSRNADLSPKARDLAATLRQHWNIDFDDAGAIGRRYRRQDEIGTPFCITVDFDTLDDHAVTIRERDTMAQERVALDQVESYLGARLLGC, from the coding sequence ATGGCTGCGCCCTCCACCGTTGACACCGTCGTCTCCCTCTGCAAGCGCCGGGGGTTCGTCTTCCCCTGCGGTGAGATCTACGGCGGTACGAGGTCGGCGTGGGACTACGGCCCCCTGGGTGTCGAGCTCAAGGAGAACATCAAGCGGCAGTGGTGGAAGAGCACCGTCACCAGCCGTGACGACGTCGTTGGCCTCGACTCCTCGGTGATCCTGCCGCGCCAGACGTGGGAGGCCTCCGGCCACGTGGCGACGTTCTCCGACCCGCTGGTCGAGTGCCTGTCGTGCCACAAGCGCTTCCGCGCCGACCACCTCCAGGAGGCCGTCGCCGAGAAGAAGAAGCTCGACAACCCCGACGACGTCGCGCTCGCCGACATCGCCTGCGCCAACTGCGGCACGCGCGGCCAGTGGACCGAGCCGCGCCAGTTCTCGGGCCTGCTCAAGACCTTCCTCGGTGTCGTCGAGGACGAGTCGGGCCTGCACTACCTGCGCCCCGAGACCGCGCAGGGCATCTTCCTCAACTTCCTCAACGTCATGCAGTCCGCGCGCAAGAAGCCGCCGTTCGGCATCGCCCAGACCGGCAAGAGCTTCCGCAACGAGATCACGCCGGGCAACTTCATCTTCCGCACGCGCGAGTTCGAGCAGATGGAGATGGAGTTCTTCGTCAAGCCGGGCGAGGACGAGACCTGGCACCAGTACTGGATCGACGAGCGCACCAAGTGGTACACCGACCTCGGCATCAACCCCGACAACCTGCGCCACTTCGAGCACGCCCAGGAGAAGCTGAGCCACTACTCCAAGCGCACCGTCGACATCGAGTACCGCTTCAACTTCGCGGGCAGCGAGTGGGGCGAGCTCGAGGGCATCGCCAACCGCACCGACTTCGACCTCAAGACGCACAGCGAGCACTCGGGCACCGACCTCGTCTACTTCGACCAGGCCAGCGGTGAGAAGTACACCCCGTACGTCATCGAGCCGGCGGCCGGGCTGTCGCGCTCGCTCATGACGTTCCTCGTCGACGCGTACACCGAGGACGAGGCCCCCAACACCAAGGGCGGCGTGGACAAGCGCGTCGTCCTCAAGCTCGACAAGCGCCTCGCCCCGGTCAAGGCCGCGGTGCTTCCGTTGTCGCGCAACGCCGACCTGTCGCCGAAGGCGCGCGACCTCGCGGCCACACTTCGCCAGCACTGGAACATCGACTTTGACGACGCCGGCGCCATCGGTCGCCGGTACCGCCGCCAGGACGAGATCGGCACACCGTTCTGCATCACCGTGGACTTCGACACCCTCGACGACCACGCGGTGACGATCCGTGAGCGCGACACCATGGCGCAGGAGCGCGTGGCGCTCGACCAGGTCGAGTCCTACCTCGGAGCCCGCCTGCTCGGCTGCTGA
- a CDS encoding metal ABC transporter substrate-binding protein produces MTPRLLGLSAAAIAIAMVSACGSAGESGASDGKVTVAAAFYPLEYAVSQIGGDHVAVQALTKPGAEPHDLELNPKQVGEVAQADLVVYEKGFQPAVDDAVKGEAADSAFDVSPAARLDLLATEDGHDHAGESQEEHSAHEGEAKDPHFWLDPLRYADVGDAIAAELGKRDSANAAAYTANAEKFRAQMVSLDGEFRTGLKTCKVKDLVTSHAAFGYLSEAYGFTQESITGLTPDSEPSPSALADLAAHIRESGATTVYAETLVSEDVAKTLARETGATLAVLDPIEGITTKSAGQDYPSVMRANLATLEAGQECS; encoded by the coding sequence ATGACGCCTCGACTCCTCGGTCTGTCCGCCGCCGCAATCGCCATCGCCATGGTCTCCGCCTGCGGGTCGGCCGGGGAGTCGGGCGCCTCTGACGGCAAGGTCACCGTCGCCGCCGCCTTCTACCCCCTCGAGTACGCCGTCTCCCAGATCGGGGGCGACCACGTCGCCGTGCAGGCGCTGACGAAGCCGGGCGCCGAGCCGCACGACCTCGAGCTCAACCCCAAGCAGGTGGGCGAGGTCGCCCAGGCCGACCTCGTCGTCTACGAGAAGGGCTTCCAGCCCGCCGTCGACGACGCCGTCAAGGGCGAGGCCGCCGACAGCGCGTTCGACGTCTCCCCCGCCGCCCGGCTCGACCTCCTCGCCACCGAGGACGGCCACGACCACGCGGGTGAGTCGCAGGAGGAGCACTCGGCGCACGAGGGCGAGGCCAAGGACCCGCACTTCTGGCTGGACCCCCTGCGCTACGCCGACGTCGGCGACGCGATCGCCGCGGAGCTGGGCAAGCGCGACTCCGCCAACGCGGCGGCATACACGGCGAACGCCGAGAAGTTCCGCGCCCAGATGGTGAGCCTCGACGGGGAGTTCAGGACGGGGCTGAAGACCTGCAAGGTCAAGGACCTCGTCACCTCGCACGCGGCCTTCGGCTACCTGTCGGAGGCCTACGGCTTCACGCAGGAGAGCATCACCGGGCTGACCCCCGACAGCGAGCCGAGCCCGTCGGCCCTGGCCGACCTCGCCGCCCACATCAGGGAGAGCGGGGCCACCACCGTCTACGCGGAGACCCTCGTGAGCGAGGACGTGGCGAAGACCCTGGCGCGCGAGACCGGTGCCACACTGGCCGTGCTCGACCCCATCGAGGGCATCACCACGAAGTCGGCGGGCCAGGACTACCCGAGCGTCATGCGGGCCAACCTGGCGACGCTCGAGGCAGGACAGGAGTGTTCGTGA